One genomic region from Arthrobacter pigmenti encodes:
- the hpaH gene encoding 2-oxo-hept-4-ene-1,7-dioate hydratase: MLDPQTIEAIADELVDAGRTRTPVPRLTARYPDMTVEDSYAVQQLWRRRNEEAGRALVGRKIGLTSKAMQAATGITEPDYGAIFDDMVLETGCSVEWDKYTHPRVEVELAFVLKDALMGPGCTIFDVLNATDYVVPALEILDSRIEMEGRTIVDTIADNAAMGAMVVGGRPVKPDAVDLRWVSAILYKNQTVEETGVAAGVLDHPANGVHWLANKIAAHGDGMKAGDIILAGSFTRPLWVHAGDTIHADYGPLGAVTCHFH; the protein is encoded by the coding sequence ATGCTGGATCCCCAAACCATTGAGGCCATCGCGGACGAACTCGTGGACGCCGGGCGAACCCGTACCCCTGTGCCGCGCCTGACCGCCCGCTACCCGGACATGACGGTGGAGGACTCCTACGCGGTCCAGCAATTGTGGCGGCGCCGCAACGAGGAAGCCGGACGAGCGCTGGTCGGGCGCAAGATCGGGCTGACGTCGAAGGCCATGCAGGCGGCAACCGGCATCACCGAGCCCGATTACGGTGCCATCTTCGACGACATGGTGCTGGAAACGGGCTGCTCCGTGGAGTGGGACAAGTACACCCATCCGCGCGTAGAGGTGGAGCTCGCGTTCGTCCTCAAGGACGCGCTCATGGGGCCGGGGTGCACCATCTTCGACGTGCTCAACGCCACGGACTACGTTGTCCCTGCCCTTGAAATCCTCGATTCCCGCATCGAGATGGAGGGCAGGACCATCGTGGACACCATCGCCGACAACGCCGCCATGGGCGCCATGGTGGTGGGCGGACGGCCGGTGAAGCCCGACGCCGTCGACCTCCGCTGGGTGTCAGCCATCCTCTACAAGAACCAGACCGTGGAGGAAACCGGTGTTGCTGCCGGCGTCCTCGACCACCCGGCAAACGGAGTGCACTGGCTCGCCAACAAGATCGCCGCCCACGGTGATGGGATGAAAGCGGGCGACATCATCCTCGCCGGCTCCTTCACGCGGCCGCTCTGGGTGCACGCGGGCGACACCATCCACGCTGACTACGGACCGTTGGGAGCAGTTACATGCCACTTCCACTAG
- a CDS encoding MFS transporter, which produces MWATFGIFGLNGLVFASWAARIPSASDALGLSDGQTGALLLVAAIGSLISLPLAGGIAARIGTANTVRVGGIAATVAALTIAGGLILASVPVSAVGLFIFGLGIGLWDVAQNLEGADVERRLMRTIMPKFHAAFSGGAFIGAMAGAGLAALGVDLSTHLIGVAVLVLVVALWIPRYFLPEHAHAEKHDDHAAPRSRFAAWTEPRTLLIGLVVLGAALTEGAANDWVAKASVDGLGTSEAVGALMFGIFVASMTLFRFVGGGLIDRYGRVRVLQFSLAASLVGLVLFVLAPNVYLAAVGAVLWGTGAALGFPMGMSAAADDPRHAAARVSVVSTVGYMAFLAGPPLLGFLGDQVGIRNALLAVGVAVLASFLVAPAAAERPTQASERSRAES; this is translated from the coding sequence ATGTGGGCCACCTTTGGAATCTTCGGGCTCAATGGCCTCGTCTTCGCCAGCTGGGCAGCGAGGATACCGTCCGCGTCCGACGCCCTCGGCCTCAGTGACGGCCAGACCGGCGCGCTCCTGCTCGTCGCCGCAATCGGCTCCCTGATCTCGCTGCCGCTCGCGGGCGGTATCGCCGCACGGATCGGAACCGCGAACACCGTCCGGGTGGGCGGCATCGCGGCCACCGTCGCGGCGTTGACCATCGCCGGCGGTCTGATCCTGGCATCCGTTCCGGTTTCGGCTGTAGGCCTCTTCATCTTCGGTCTCGGGATTGGCCTGTGGGATGTCGCGCAGAACCTTGAGGGTGCCGACGTCGAGCGCCGTCTCATGCGCACCATCATGCCGAAGTTCCACGCCGCCTTCAGCGGGGGCGCATTCATCGGGGCGATGGCCGGCGCCGGCCTCGCGGCGCTCGGAGTGGACCTTTCCACCCACCTGATCGGCGTAGCGGTCCTGGTCCTCGTGGTGGCGCTGTGGATTCCGCGCTACTTCCTGCCCGAGCACGCCCACGCCGAAAAGCACGACGACCACGCAGCCCCCCGCAGCCGGTTCGCCGCCTGGACGGAGCCGCGCACGCTCCTGATCGGCCTGGTGGTCCTGGGCGCCGCGCTGACCGAAGGCGCAGCGAACGACTGGGTGGCAAAGGCCAGTGTGGACGGACTCGGCACGTCAGAGGCCGTTGGCGCACTCATGTTCGGCATCTTCGTGGCTTCGATGACGCTGTTCAGGTTCGTCGGCGGCGGACTGATCGACCGGTATGGCCGCGTGCGGGTGCTCCAGTTCAGCCTCGCTGCCTCCCTGGTTGGGCTGGTTCTGTTCGTCCTCGCGCCGAACGTCTACCTCGCCGCAGTCGGCGCTGTGCTGTGGGGGACCGGAGCCGCCCTCGGATTCCCGATGGGCATGTCCGCCGCAGCCGATGATCCCCGTCACGCAGCCGCCCGCGTATCCGTAGTGTCGACCGTCGGCTACATGGCGTTCCTGGCGGGGCCACCACTCCTGGGTTTCCTCGGCGACCAGGTGGGAATCCGAAACGCACTACTCGCTGTCGGCGTTGCTGTGCTCGCTTCGTTCCTCGTGGCACCGGCCGCGGCAGAGCGGCCAACCCAAGCGTCGGAGCGGTCGCGCGCGGAGTCCTGA
- a CDS encoding polysaccharide pyruvyl transferase family protein, translating to MKPSLVYLISCAGHPNFGDEMIAAGWLRLLAERYPETDVWLDCPNPGTAELLFEGIHPRVHFTNTLWRLCWDAHTQRSGDIAGYVSGKVRNFGSPFVDLGIEKLRQADSLHLLGGGYLNAIWPANAGLIAAMATAQELTGCKLFGTGLSLVPFNEDAAHFENAFEKFDYVSVRDAPSAERYGIRQGLDDAFLSIEHEVERGLARNDDADLVVCLQPDQTTPEEFEAAVQTARPVVQAALEAGQVVKYVEGIPGTDHAGFDALKDLIPVENFIPFSSVWKDGLPLRENQTWVTTRFHLHFAAAAAGAHGMAIGVKENYYDIKHGTLLELGTGWAYGTHTSPPEEPMGGTAFRNGLRARVAEKRVEAERLYPVVAAPEEIQQEPKPRWLERLRR from the coding sequence GTGAAACCGTCCCTCGTGTACCTGATTTCCTGCGCCGGCCACCCGAATTTCGGTGATGAAATGATCGCGGCGGGCTGGCTGCGCCTCCTGGCGGAGCGATACCCGGAGACGGACGTCTGGCTTGATTGCCCGAATCCGGGGACGGCGGAGCTTTTGTTCGAGGGCATTCACCCCCGCGTCCACTTCACGAATACGCTCTGGCGGCTTTGCTGGGACGCGCATACGCAAAGATCCGGCGATATTGCCGGCTACGTCTCAGGGAAGGTGCGCAACTTCGGGTCGCCCTTCGTTGATCTGGGAATTGAGAAACTGCGCCAGGCCGACAGTCTGCACCTACTCGGTGGTGGCTATCTCAACGCGATCTGGCCCGCGAACGCCGGGTTGATCGCAGCGATGGCCACTGCGCAGGAGCTCACGGGCTGCAAGCTGTTCGGCACGGGCCTCAGTCTCGTTCCGTTCAATGAAGACGCGGCGCACTTCGAAAATGCGTTCGAGAAGTTCGATTACGTCAGCGTCCGTGACGCGCCAAGCGCTGAGCGTTACGGCATCCGGCAGGGGCTCGACGACGCATTCCTCAGCATCGAGCATGAGGTGGAACGCGGGCTCGCCCGTAACGACGACGCCGACCTGGTGGTCTGCCTACAGCCGGACCAGACCACGCCCGAAGAGTTTGAGGCCGCAGTACAAACCGCTCGGCCGGTTGTGCAGGCAGCGCTCGAGGCCGGACAGGTGGTCAAGTATGTTGAGGGAATCCCGGGCACCGATCACGCCGGTTTCGACGCCCTCAAGGACCTGATCCCGGTGGAGAACTTCATCCCGTTCTCGTCGGTGTGGAAGGACGGACTGCCGCTACGGGAGAATCAGACCTGGGTCACCACGCGCTTCCATCTCCACTTCGCTGCCGCTGCTGCGGGTGCGCACGGGATGGCGATCGGCGTGAAGGAGAACTACTACGACATCAAGCACGGAACGCTGCTGGAACTCGGCACCGGCTGGGCGTACGGCACCCACACTTCGCCGCCCGAGGAGCCGATGGGCGGCACAGCGTTCCGGAACGGCCTGCGCGCGCGTGTGGCCGAGAAGCGGGTGGAAGCGGAGAGGCTTTACCCGGTGGTTGCAGCACCGGAGGAGATCCAGCAGGAGCCGAAGCCCCGCTGGTTGGAGCGCTTGCGCCGCTAG
- a CDS encoding HpcH/HpaI aldolase family protein produces the protein MPLPLEATFRDALAEANRPLAGMWVCSGSPLIAELCAGSGLDWLLVDAEHSPNGLESVLAQLQAIHGYPIHTMVRPPVNDTVLIKQYLDLGVQNLLIPMVHSVAEAEAAVAATRYPPHGVRGVGSALARAARWNRVPDYLARAAQTISVTVQIESAAAVAAVEDILRVDGVDAIFLGPSDLAASMGVLGQQEHPEVRAAVEHCLAAAKAATKPAGVNAFNPDTAKHYLDQGADFILVGADVALLARGSESLAEQYVNKNDDGAPASY, from the coding sequence ATGCCACTTCCACTAGAGGCCACCTTCCGTGACGCACTGGCGGAGGCCAACCGGCCGCTCGCGGGAATGTGGGTGTGCTCGGGAAGCCCGCTGATCGCGGAGCTCTGCGCCGGTTCCGGCCTGGACTGGCTCCTGGTGGATGCTGAGCACAGCCCGAACGGACTCGAATCGGTGCTCGCCCAATTACAGGCGATCCACGGCTACCCCATCCACACGATGGTCCGCCCGCCCGTCAATGACACCGTGCTGATCAAGCAGTACCTCGACCTCGGCGTGCAGAATCTGCTGATCCCCATGGTGCATTCCGTGGCGGAGGCCGAAGCTGCGGTGGCGGCCACCCGCTACCCGCCGCACGGTGTGCGCGGCGTCGGTTCGGCCCTGGCCCGGGCCGCCCGTTGGAACCGTGTGCCGGATTACCTGGCCCGCGCCGCGCAAACCATCAGCGTGACTGTGCAGATCGAATCCGCGGCCGCAGTCGCTGCGGTAGAGGACATCCTGAGGGTGGACGGCGTGGACGCCATCTTCCTCGGACCCTCCGATCTCGCCGCCTCCATGGGAGTGCTGGGTCAGCAGGAACACCCGGAGGTTCGTGCCGCCGTCGAGCACTGCCTCGCAGCGGCGAAAGCCGCGACGAAGCCGGCCGGGGTCAACGCCTTCAACCCCGACACTGCAAAGCATTACCTGGATCAGGGCGCGGACTTCATTCTGGTGGGGGCCGACGTCGCGCTGCTGGCGAGGGGCTCGGAATCCCTCGCGGAGCAGTACGTCAACAAGAACGACGACGGCGCCCCCGCCAGCTACTGA